The sequence CGCGTCGGCGGCCTGAACCGCGCTACCACGTCTCGTGGCGCACGCTGCCGTCCGGCTGGCCGATCAGCACATCCGTTGCGAGGTCCAAGAACAAGCCATGATCCAGCACGCCGGGTTGGTCGTTGAGTGCGCGCCGGACGGCCGGTGCATCGTCGATGCCCGCGGGAAACGTAGCGTCCAGTACCCACAGGCCCTGATCGGTGACCACCGGGCCGTCTTTGCCGCGGCCCATGCGCAGCTCCACGGTGGCACCCAGGGCCTCCAGGCGGCGCTGCACAGGCGTTGCAGCCATGGGGAGCACCTCCACCGGCAGCGGCGCCTGCGTACCCAACTGCTGGACCGTTTTGGAGGGGTCGGCGAGCACGACAAAGCGATCGGCCTGCGTGGCCACCACCTTCTCGCGGGTATGCGCCGCGCCGCGGCCCTTGATGAGCGCCCCGCCGGGGGCCACTTCGTCCGCACCGTCAAGCGCGAGGTCGAGCGTCGGGTGTGCGTCGAGCGTCGT comes from Salisaeta longa DSM 21114 and encodes:
- the rpiA gene encoding ribose-5-phosphate isomerase RpiA, which produces MSDQETAKQAAGTQAAAWVESGMVVGLGTGSTTAFALKALGARIQRDGLSVQGVPTSFAAERLARTVGIPLTTLDAHPTLDLALDGADEVAPGGALIKGRGAAHTREKVVATQADRFVVLADPSKTVQQLGTQAPLPVEVLPMAATPVQRRLEALGATVELRMGRGKDGPVVTDQGLWVLDATFPAGIDDAPAVRRALNDQPGVLDHGLFLDLATDVLIGQPDGSVRHETW